The region TTTCCTGAGCTTGAATTCGCACGCGCCCTCGAGCACTCCCTCGAGCCAGCGCCTCGCGGAACCTCGAGAGGCCGTTTTTGCTGTCAGGCACGGTGACGCACACGATGCTCCAGCAAGAATGTACTTGAGATGGAATTTGACTCGCTGGGGACGGGAAAAACCCCGCCCTGAGGAACTGGGGGCGGGTGAAGTGGCGTTCGCGCTCGAGGGCTCTAGATGAACTCGGGCTCGTCCAAGCGCTTGACGGCCTCGTGCCCGATGCGGTAGGTGCGCCCCACGGCCTCAGGGGGGAGGAAGTAGACGGCCAGCACGTCCTCGTCCTTGTCCACCAAGTTCTCGATCCTGGCCTTGAGCAGCGCCCAGTGCTCGCGGCGGAGCCGGCACTCGAAGACGCTGAACTGCCGACGTTCGCCGAAGCCTTTGAGCAGGCGGGCGAGCTTGGCCCGCCTGGAGTCGGACGGGGTGTCGTAGGCCACGATGGCGTAGAGTTCCATGCTGCACCCCTAGCGCACCGTGAAGGGCTCGTAGGCGGGTAGCTCGCCCATCAGGTGCTTGACCAGGACCCGTGCTTGCACTAGGACCGTCTGGCGGTAGCTGTAGGCTTTGCCCAGCAGCGGGTGGCGTACCCGGTCGGTGAGGCGCTCCTCCCAGGCCCGCAGGAACTTGGGGAACGACTCCTTGCGGAGCTTGGGGTAGCCCTCGGCGTCGTCGAAGTCCTCGAGGGTGAGCCGGCGGTTGTTGAGCAGCGACAGCACCACCGAGTCGGCCAGGATGCTGCGGAACTCCTCCATCAGGTCGAGCGCTAGGCTGGCCCGCCCGTAGCGGACCTCGTGCAGGTAGCCCACGTAGGGGTCGAGCCCGGCGACCTGCAGGGCACTCTCGCACTCCTTGGCCAGGAAGGTGTAGGCCAGCGAGAGCAGGCTGTTGGCGGGGTCGCGCGGGGGGCGGCGGCTTCGCTCCGAAAAGCGGAAGCCCTCCGGGAGCAGCGCGGCGTAGGAGCGGAAGTACACGTCGGCGGCGTTGCCCTCGAGCCCGCGCAGCGCCCCCTCGTCCGCCGCCTTGTCGAGCTCGCCGATGGCCCACCGGATCTCCTCCCAGCCCTCGGCGCCGTTGCGACGCAGCAGGGTCAGGCTGTTGCGAAGCTTGCCGAGCACGAAGCGCCGGGCCAGGGCCAGCTTGCGCGTGGGGTCGAGGTGGGCGGCGAACTGGGCCACCCGCGCCGGGGCGTTCTTGGCGGGGGTGCGGGTCAGCCCCGCGAAGTACCTGCCGCCGGTGGAGACGTAGTGCAGGCCGATGTTCTCCTCGGCACAGTGCTTGAGGAGGGCGGGCGTGACCACCGCGTTGCCGAGCACCACGATCTCCTCCACGCCGATCAGGGGCTTCTCCAGCAGCGTCTCGCCACCGCCCGGGCCCCGCTTCGAGACCTTGAGGGTGCCGCCGTCCTTGGCGAGGTAGCCGTCCTCGAGCACGTAGACCACGCCCATCAGCCCCCGCCCCCCTCCCGGCGCAGCAGCTCGGGCTGGCAGGCCTCCCGGGTGCTGCACCCCGCGCACTTGCTGGGTGGTACCGCCACCCCGGGCGGCCTGGGGCTCCGCAGGAGCTGGCGCATGTGGGCCACGGCCGCCTCGGCGCGGCCTAGCAGCTCGGGGGTGAGCGCCACCTCGCGGCGGGTCCGGCTGGCGTGGTAGTAGACGGCGCCCCGGCGCGCCCGCTCGCCGCGCGACTCCTCCAGGCACAGCGCCTGGGCGGCGAGCTGCACGGCGTCGGAGTCGTTGGCCTGCGGGAAGGCCCGCCCCTTCTTGTACTCCACCAGCACGGGCTCGCCGCCGGCGTACTCGATGCGGTCCACCACCCCCACCAGCCCCAGCCGGTCCGACCAGACCCACACCCCGCTGCGCTCGCCCCGCTCGGTATAGGCCCGAGTGTGTAGGTGGTGTCCCTCGATGACGTGGTGGTTGCGGTGGACCTCGCCCAGGACGTACTCGAGGTAGAACCGGCGGGGGCAGAAGACCGCCGTGTTCACCTTGGAGACGGGTAGGTAGTGGGCCTCGTCCATAGGCCAGCTTTAGCAAAGCCTTGTCGCAGCATCGGGCGAATTCGAGGCCCCGCGAAGCTCGGCCGGGAACGATGAACTTGGTCCAGGCCCCGGATCGGTCATGATTAGCTAAGAACGGATCGCAATTGCCGGAGCGGGCGGCCTCGAGCCCCACGTCGCCGGTTGTGTGAGGACCGCCATGACCAACGAGAACGACATCCGCCTGATCCAGCGCCTCGAGGGTGGCGCGGCGCTGAGCGCGGTCGAGTTGGCGGAGCACTTGGGCATCAGCCGGGCCAGCGTGTACCGGGTGATCCAGCGCTGTGAAAACCGGGGCTACAACATCGTGCGCGAGCGCGGCCGCTTCCGGCTGGCCAGCCGCGACCGCGACGCCGGGCGCTTCGAGTTCAGCCTCAGCGCGCAGCAAGCCCACGACCTGGTGGCGGCGGTGGAGAGCGTGCGCCGCCTCACGCCCTATGCTGCTGAGGCCCTCGAGGTCTTGCGCAAGACCCTCATCGGCAGCAAGCTCGAGCGCCCCTCGGCCGTCTACTACCATTCCTACGACGAGATCGACCCGGAGGTGTACCCGCGGGTCGTGGCGGCCATCGAGCAGCGCAAGGTGCTCGAGCTCACCTACAAGCCCACCAACGTCAAGCGCAGCCTCAGCCAGCACACCTTCGAGCCCTACCGGATCATCTTTTGGAACGGGCACTACTACCTCGCTGGCCGCAGCCGCACCTTCAGCCACAAGCCGGGCGGCGGCCTGATGCACCTGCGCCTTGACCGGATCCTCGAGGCCAAGGTCGCGGTAGCCTGGCACGAGGGCCAGAAGGTGCCCGACACCCTGACCTTCCCCGAGCCCGACTTCGACCCTCAGGCTTACGTCGAGCGCAGCTTCGGCACCTTCGGCGGCGACGGCGAGCCCGAGGAGGTCGTGCTGCACTTCCCGGCCCACAACGCCAAGGCGGCCGCCGAGGTCCAGCGCCACCCCAGCCGAAAGCTGCTTCCCCAGGACGACGGGTCGCTGATCTACAAGCTCACGGTGCCTATAACCGAGGAGTTGGTGTGGTGGGCAGCCTCCTGGAAGGGCCTGCGGGTCCTCGCGCCTGACCACCTGCGCGAGAAGGTGCGCCGGCACTGCCTCGAGCTTGCCTACCTGAACCAATGAGCTGTCCCCGGGCCAGGTCGCGCGGCGGGATCACCCCCTCACGCTTGGCGGGGCCGTCATCCCCGCGCGCGATCACGAGCCGGGGTAGCAGAAAAGGCACCCGTCTGGACTGTGCAGTGACATTTAACCCTTCCCGGTATTTCAAACTGGGTATAGTTCACCTGCAATACGGAACTTTTCCTTGTCGCCCGACGCTGCGACAAAGGTTTTGCATCGTGAATAGAGCGGAGGTTCGATGGATTTCCGGACGTTCCAAACCAATACAGCAAACGCCCTGATGAGGGGAAGGTCGGTGCTGCTCCATGCCCCTACAGGTATAGGGAAATCCGTGGGGAGCGCGCTGGGCTTCACCGAGGCATTGCCGGCCGGTCCGGCCGCCCCTGCTCGCGACGCCCTTTTGGGGACGCGGCTGCTGCACGTCCTCCCGATGCGGGCCCTGGCCAACAGCGTGGCGAAGGACATCGCGGGGCTGCTCGAGCGGCAGGGCTTCGGCGAGGCGTACCGGCCCGCCATCCACCACGGTCAGCAGCAGGAGAGCGAGATCTTC is a window of Allomeiothermus silvanus DSM 9946 DNA encoding:
- the cas2 gene encoding CRISPR-associated endonuclease Cas2; translation: MELYAIVAYDTPSDSRRAKLARLLKGFGERRQFSVFECRLRREHWALLKARIENLVDKDEDVLAVYFLPPEAVGRTYRIGHEAVKRLDEPEFI
- the cas1 gene encoding CRISPR-associated endonuclease Cas1; the protein is MGVVYVLEDGYLAKDGGTLKVSKRGPGGGETLLEKPLIGVEEIVVLGNAVVTPALLKHCAEENIGLHYVSTGGRYFAGLTRTPAKNAPARVAQFAAHLDPTRKLALARRFVLGKLRNSLTLLRRNGAEGWEEIRWAIGELDKAADEGALRGLEGNAADVYFRSYAALLPEGFRFSERSRRPPRDPANSLLSLAYTFLAKECESALQVAGLDPYVGYLHEVRYGRASLALDLMEEFRSILADSVVLSLLNNRRLTLEDFDDAEGYPKLRKESFPKFLRAWEERLTDRVRHPLLGKAYSYRQTVLVQARVLVKHLMGELPAYEPFTVR
- the cas4 gene encoding CRISPR-associated protein Cas4, with the protein product MDEAHYLPVSKVNTAVFCPRRFYLEYVLGEVHRNHHVIEGHHLHTRAYTERGERSGVWVWSDRLGLVGVVDRIEYAGGEPVLVEYKKGRAFPQANDSDAVQLAAQALCLEESRGERARRGAVYYHASRTRREVALTPELLGRAEAAVAHMRQLLRSPRPPGVAVPPSKCAGCSTREACQPELLRREGGGG
- a CDS encoding helix-turn-helix transcriptional regulator; translated protein: MTNENDIRLIQRLEGGAALSAVELAEHLGISRASVYRVIQRCENRGYNIVRERGRFRLASRDRDAGRFEFSLSAQQAHDLVAAVESVRRLTPYAAEALEVLRKTLIGSKLERPSAVYYHSYDEIDPEVYPRVVAAIEQRKVLELTYKPTNVKRSLSQHTFEPYRIIFWNGHYYLAGRSRTFSHKPGGGLMHLRLDRILEAKVAVAWHEGQKVPDTLTFPEPDFDPQAYVERSFGTFGGDGEPEEVVLHFPAHNAKAAAEVQRHPSRKLLPQDDGSLIYKLTVPITEELVWWAASWKGLRVLAPDHLREKVRRHCLELAYLNQ